The sequence GGACGGCAATGGCAAAGGCGCTGCTGCTAATGAGTAACGGCAGTAAGAAGAGAGTGCTCAGTGCTGTGGTGCGCATAAATACGGCCTCATTGTTTAGCGTATAAAACTAACAGAATTAAAGTATGAGTCATTTCATAAGTCAGGGTGACTATACACGGCTAGCCAATTAAGCACATCGTCCACCGCGGCGGTATTCAAGCTCAGTGTGTCAAGAGCAGACACATTAAGCGGTACCAATAAGCTCTCGGCATCTTGCAAAATATCCTCCACGCTTATGGTTACGGCTCGAGTTACGGACTCAGGCTCTGCGGATAGCAAAGGCGCGAGTTCGGATTCTGCTTGGAGCGCTTCAGTTTGGAGAGCATTGGCGGGAACGGTTGGGATTAGAATTTGTGCTAACAACCCGGCATCTGGGTGTTCAGCGACTGCGGTGAGTAACCGCCAAGCACATTCTTGGCCGTGCTCATCAAACAGTTTAATGTCTTCAGTTAAGGATGCGTTAACCAGTGACCATTGCTGAGCTAAAAAGTCGAAGCTAAACAGCGCCGTAGTTTCCTGTTCATACTCATCGTCTACCAACGCTATTTGCTCCAACTCTATTCTCTCCAATAAGCTGCCACTTATTGACCAAGGATCACCCACGCCATCATCAACCAGAATGTCTTTACCATCCCAATAATAATGAATGCCTTGTAATTGTACTTGGGTGATCTTGGCCATTATTACCTCTTTATCTGCCGATGGCAGGCAATTGGGTGTCAGCTATTGATGACCAGAACCTGATCTTCAAGCATGCTGTTGACCAGCTCAACGCTATTGGCAGAGCCATACATAGCTAACAAATCGACATTTTCAAACCGTATCTGTTGGCTATTTCCATTATCCGCAGAGACCTGAAGTAAGGTGTCGCCGTTATCCAGGCTAAAGCTCAGGTAATCGGAAAGATCGTCAAGGCCTGCATCCGTCAGCAAGGCACTCAGATCCAGTCTGTTCTCTGGGGTAAAGTCCGTGATGACATTGATCGACCCAGGATCAATCTCGGTGAAAATAAAGGTATCTATGCCCTCATCACCGTTCAGTAGGTTATTACCCATTCCAGCACTCAGTTCGTCGTTGCCGAGTCCACCTATCAGCACATCGATGTCGTCACCACCCGCCAGCTTGTCGTCACCGTCCAGCCCAAGAATATGCAGCTTATCATTCACCTCGGTCTGAATGGTGCCGGCCAGCGCCGAGCCAGACAAATGCTGGACTTCGCTGTCGATCTCGATACTAAACGGATGGCTCGTTTCCTCTCCGTTAACTCCTTTCGCGGTAAATTCAAACTTCAACAGGTCTCCCACTAGTGAAGCTCCGCTATACATAGGATCCAAGTTATGCAGGTCGAACTCGTAGCTGCCATCGATATTCATATCCAGCGTGAAAAACAGCGGACTACCGGCCTGTTCCAGTTGGTTATCGATAAAGGCTATCAGGCGTTCACCCACATAACTCTCACCATCAAATCTATCTTCTCTGGTCAGTTCAATACCGTCGGGGCAATTCTGCCACGACAGGTTAATACCCGTATTAATATCGCCCATGTCGATCAGCAAGTCGGCCGCCGCTAGTGCCGCGCCCCAGAGCCCCGCAAAGGATGCGGCGACATGAGGCAGACTAATATGATCTATCCAATAGCCAGAGAGCGGACAGGTCGAGCCTTCTCCTCCATTATTTCCGCCGTTGCCGTCGCTTTCCTCATTGTCTACGACGTCAGGCTGGGTCTGTCCGCCATCCTTAACGGTAATGTTCAGCGTGGCGCTGCTGGTATCACCATCACCGTCTGTCATGGTGTAACCGAAGGATTCTTTGAGACCAGCCTCAGGCACATCCCCCGGACCTGTATAGGTAAAGTCACCCGTCGACTTCATGGTAAAAACACCGTCGCTAGTAATAATATCCACCGAACCATTTTCCGGCACCTCGTAAGTATCTTCGCCGTAGGTTACGGAAATCACTCGGCCTACACCATCGGCTCCGCCCTCATCATTATCCAGCACATTACCCGTAACTACCGTCGAGGTCGGCACAGTGCCCTGCAGGGTAGCATCCAGCTCGTCAGCACTTTCAATCTCCAGAGTTTCGTCGCCACTGTTGCCGACTTTATCAAGCTCGTCTATCGCCCAATCCCCTTCTATGCCGACCGCTACGGCAGTCACATCGATATTTTCATCATCGACAAAAACCTGCCAGTCTGCGGGAGCAACTCCTCTGTTGGGGCCACCATCGGAAATAAAATACACTCGGTGTACTTCACCCTCTTTATCATTCTCGAGCTGACCAGTCAGAATAGTCTGGGCTTGATTCAAGGGATCGGCATAGTTGGTATACCCATCCGCCGTCAAGCTATCGATATGCTCAATGGCCTCTGCAGCAGTCATATCTACTCGAGTTCCTTTAACATCGCTCCCAAAATCAATCACGCTAATCCGTAACTCAGACGCTTTACCCTCATAGCTGTTGATTAGATTAATTAAGGCTTCCTTGGCCAGAACGAGTCTGTTTTCATGTTGCATACTCTCCGAGGTATCGATGATCAGCATCAAGTTATAACAGGGCAAGCCACCCTCAACCACGCTGAAGTTGTCGTCTACGGCTTCAGGCACATCATCGACAATATCGATACTGATGGTGCCTTGTTGGCTATTGCCGTTGGCGTCGGTCACCGTGTAGGTAAATGTTTCTTTACCCAACTCGGTGTTGGCACCGTCATTACCGGTGGTGGAGGTCACGGGCGACGTCAGGGTATAGGTGTAACTGCCATCTGCATTAAGTTGTATTTGGCCGTAAGTCCCTTCGGTACTGCTTACTAAGCTGTAAGTTAAAGTACCACTGCCGCCCGTCGCTGCGAGCTGTCCCGTGGCCGTTTCACGGGTATCGTCAGGATCACTGCCCTCCACAGTACCGGCCGCCAGATCGTCGCCATCTTTTTCTAAATCCAACGCTTTTTCGTAGACTACCAATGTCGGTGACTCACTAATGGCTAAGCCGCTGTCTGACAGATTAATGGTCAAGGTAGTGGTACTCTGATCGCCGTCACCATCTTGGATGGTGTAGGTAAATACATCCTGCGCGTCGTCTGGCAGCTCAGTATTGGCATTACTGGTGTAAGTGTAACTGCCATCGGCATTCAGTGTGAGCGATCCAAAGTCTCCTTCAATCACAGTGCTCACACCATTCAATACTGCGGTGCCGGTATCTCCTTTCATCACGCCAACTACACCGTGACGATCATCAATATCTTTATCAGTCACGCCGTATCGGCCATCGGCACCAAACTCATCATTATCTAACACGTTACCGCCAACGCTGCCACCTTCACCCACGTCTTTGATATCAGACTTGGCTTCAGGCACATCATCGACAATATCGATACTGATGGTGCCTTGTTGGCTATTGCCGTTGGCGTCGGTCACCGTGTAGGTAAATGTTTCTTTACCCAACTCGGTGTTGGCACCGTCATTATCGGTGGTGGAGGTCACGGGCGACGTCAGGGTATAGGTGTAACTGCCATCTGCATTAAGTTGTATTTGGCCGTAAGTCCCTTCGGTACTGCTTACTAAGCTGTAGGTTAAAGTACCACTGCCGCCCGTCGCTGCGAGCTGTCCCGTGGCCGTTTCACGGGTATCGTCAGGATCACTGCCCTCCACAGTACCGGCCGCCAGATCGTCGCCATCTTTTTCTAAATCCAACGCTTTTTCATACACTTCCACTTCCGTGGAGGGCGTGACCACAATGCCACTGTCTGACAGATTAATCGTCAACGTTGTGGTACTCAGATCCCCGTCACCATCTTGGATGGTGTAGGTAAAGATATCTTTCGCGTCTTTCGGCAGCTCGGTGTTAGCATTTTTGGTATAGGTGTAACTGCCATTGGCGTTTAACGTCAGGGTGCCGTAGGTGCCCGCAAACGCACTGTCTAGGTTCCCCGTGGCTGGTGCACTGGTATCTGCGCCTGCTTTAACGCCCACCACGCCACCACCTGCTGCGGCGCCATCGGCACCAAACTCATCAGGTTTGGCGCCATCGGTGAGCACGTTGCCTTCGGCAGTACCGCCTTCACTCACGCTGTTCGTATCCGCATACGCTATAGGGCCATCGTCTAGAATATGGATGGTTAGCTGGCCACTCGCCTGATCGCCATCATCATCGGTGACACGAACGGCAAAGCTTTCTGGCAAGGTATCTTCGCCATCGGTTTTATTTGCTTTAGGATGTTCAATAGCGCCCGTTAAGTCATAGCGCCACAGATACTCACCATTCTCCACCGTTACCGTGACGGTGCCATATGCACCAGGAACTGTGCCACCCAGAGTCACATCTACCCAAAGGCCATCGGCGCCCTGCACTTCTAACTTACCTAACTCATCATTACCGGTATTGATAGTAAACCGACCCGTGGTGCTTTCATTGTCACTAGGAGCATTACTACCATTGGGATCTAAGGCACGTTCTTCGACGAACGCGACGTTATTGCCGGCCTGAGGAAAACTATTGGTGGGGGTTAGAGGGGGGTCGACCTCTATAACTAACTCAGGAATAGAATTAGAAGCTAAAGGAGGAGCATCGTCATTAACATCACCGTCTAAGCCATCATCTGCTAATAAATCACCTAATTCTTCAAAAACAAAGGGCCCGAGCGCATTGGCAAAGGCCGTATCGTAACCCGCTTCTGCTATCAGGCTATCTCCCACTCTATCAATTACCACAAAGCCCGCATTACCACTGCTGCCATTAAACACACCGGTCGGCGTAGGATTACCCGCGGCGGGCGCCTCAAATAATTTACTCGGGTCTTCGCCGGCTAAAATCGCGGCTTGAATAGCAGCAATGTCACTTGCCGTGACAGGAGCTGTGTCTGCGGCTTCGTTAATCGAGGTGGCGGCTACTTTGGGAGCAGTAGGTGCATCTGCGTAGGTAATTTGGGTATTAGTGTCGGTCAGTAATACCATACCCGGCGCTAATACTTGGCCGACTGTCACCGCTTTAGTGATGCCGTTAGCACCAATAATAAAGGCACGACCTTGCAAGTTAGTGACTTGTATGGCGCTTTCAATGCGAGTGGCTTCCATGGCGTTATTCCTCCTAATGCTTAATTCCCTTAAGATTAGAAGCGAACGCCTTTTACATCCTGCACAATATTTAGACACAATGTGAGTCAATTATGGGCGTATCGTTCGAAATTTTAGAACG comes from Oceanisphaera profunda and encodes:
- a CDS encoding retention module-containing protein, which encodes MEATRIESAIQVTNLQGRAFIIGANGITKAVTVGQVLAPGMVLLTDTNTQITYADAPTAPKVAATSINEAADTAPVTASDIAAIQAAILAGEDPSKLFEAPAAGNPTPTGVFNGSSGNAGFVVIDRVGDSLIAEAGYDTAFANALGPFVFEELGDLLADDGLDGDVNDDAPPLASNSIPELVIEVDPPLTPTNSFPQAGNNVAFVEERALDPNGSNAPSDNESTTGRFTINTGNDELGKLEVQGADGLWVDVTLGGTVPGAYGTVTVTVENGEYLWRYDLTGAIEHPKANKTDGEDTLPESFAVRVTDDDGDQASGQLTIHILDDGPIAYADTNSVSEGGTAEGNVLTDGAKPDEFGADGAAAGGGVVGVKAGADTSAPATGNLDSAFAGTYGTLTLNANGSYTYTKNANTELPKDAKDIFTYTIQDGDGDLSTTTLTINLSDSGIVVTPSTEVEVYEKALDLEKDGDDLAAGTVEGSDPDDTRETATGQLAATGGSGTLTYSLVSSTEGTYGQIQLNADGSYTYTLTSPVTSTTDNDGANTELGKETFTYTVTDANGNSQQGTISIDIVDDVPEAKSDIKDVGEGGSVGGNVLDNDEFGADGRYGVTDKDIDDRHGVVGVMKGDTGTAVLNGVSTVIEGDFGSLTLNADGSYTYTSNANTELPDDAQDVFTYTIQDGDGDQSTTTLTINLSDSGLAISESPTLVVYEKALDLEKDGDDLAAGTVEGSDPDDTRETATGQLAATGGSGTLTYSLVSSTEGTYGQIQLNADGSYTYTLTSPVTSTTGNDGANTELGKETFTYTVTDANGNSQQGTISIDIVDDVPEAVDDNFSVVEGGLPCYNLMLIIDTSESMQHENRLVLAKEALINLINSYEGKASELRISVIDFGSDVKGTRVDMTAAEAIEHIDSLTADGYTNYADPLNQAQTILTGQLENDKEGEVHRVYFISDGGPNRGVAPADWQVFVDDENIDVTAVAVGIEGDWAIDELDKVGNSGDETLEIESADELDATLQGTVPTSTVVTGNVLDNDEGGADGVGRVISVTYGEDTYEVPENGSVDIITSDGVFTMKSTGDFTYTGPGDVPEAGLKESFGYTMTDGDGDTSSATLNITVKDGGQTQPDVVDNEESDGNGGNNGGEGSTCPLSGYWIDHISLPHVAASFAGLWGAALAAADLLIDMGDINTGINLSWQNCPDGIELTREDRFDGESYVGERLIAFIDNQLEQAGSPLFFTLDMNIDGSYEFDLHNLDPMYSGASLVGDLLKFEFTAKGVNGEETSHPFSIEIDSEVQHLSGSALAGTIQTEVNDKLHILGLDGDDKLAGGDDIDVLIGGLGNDELSAGMGNNLLNGDEGIDTFIFTEIDPGSINVITDFTPENRLDLSALLTDAGLDDLSDYLSFSLDNGDTLLQVSADNGNSQQIRFENVDLLAMYGSANSVELVNSMLEDQVLVINS